CCGCCGCCCTCGCGTCCGGCGCCGCGACGCTGCACGCGCAGACCGACCCGCCGCGGCGCGACACGGCGGCGGTGCTCGACACGCTGCGCGTCACCGGGCGCTTCGACAACCTGATCGGGATCGCGGCCACGGCATCGCAGGGGCGGGTGGGCGCGATGGACCTGCGCTCGCGCCCCATCACTCGCGAGGGCGAGCTGCTGGAGACGGTCCCCGGGATGATCGTCACCCAGCACTCGGGCGAGGGGAAGGCGAACCAGTACTTCGTGCGCGGCTTCAACCTGGACCACGGCACCGACTTCCAGACGCGCGTGGAGGGGATGCCGGTGAACATGCCCACGCACGGCCACGGCCAGGGGTGGACCGACCTCAACTTCCTGGTCCCGGAGCTGGTGAGCCATCTGGACTACCGCCTGGGCGTGTACCACGCGGAGCTGGGCGACTTCGGCAGCGCGGGCGGCGCGGAATTCCACCTCGTTCGCACGCTGGAGCGCCCCTTTGTGACCCTCGGCGCGGGCCAGAACGGGCTGGCGCGCGCGGCGGCCGGGGCATCTACCCGAACCCTGGGCGGCGACCTGCTGGCCGGCGTCGAAGTGCGCAGCTACGACGGGCCGTGGGACCGCCCGCAGGGGATCCGCAAGCTGGCCGCGATGACGCGCTACTCTGCGGACCGCGGCACCTCGCGCTTCTCCCTGCTGGCGATGGCGTACCGCAACCGATGGGACTCCAACGACCAGGTGCCGGTGCGCGCGGTGGACGGCGGCGCAATCGGCCGGCTGGGGCAGGTGGACTCCACCGACGGCGGCCGCTCCGAGCGCTACAGCCTGTCCGGCTCGTGGCGCCGCGCCGGCGCGCGCTCCTCCGACGAGGTGCAGCTCTTCGGCATCTACTCCGACCTGGACCTGTACTCCAACTTCACCTACTTCCTGGACGACCCCGAGCGCGGCGACCAGTTCAATCAAAAGGATCGCCGCGTCGTGCTGGGCGCCAACGCCAAGCGCTCACTCATTACGCGGGCACTCGGCACGGAGCACCGGCTGATGGCGGGCGCGCAGACACGCGCCGACCTCATCGGCGGGCTCGGCCTGTACCGCACGCAGGCGCAGCTCCGCCACGCGACGGTTCGCGAGGACCGCGTGCGCGAGACGGGAACGGGGATCTTCGCCGAGGCGGAGTCGCGGTGGCGCCCCTGGCTGCGCAGCATCGTAGGCGTGCGCGGCGACGGCTACACCTTTCACGTGGACAGCGACCGCCCGGAGAACTCCGGCAACCGCCGCGCGGGGATCATCAGCCCCAAGGCATCGCTCGTGATCGCCCCCTCCACGGCCGCGGAGCTGTACCTGAGCGGCGGCTTCGGCTTCCACAGCAACGACGCGCGCGGCACCACCATCACCATCGACCCCGCCACCGGCGAGCGGGCCGAGCGCGTGGACCCGCTGGTGCGCTCCCGCGGCGCGGAGGTCGGATTGCGGATGGCGCCGGTGCGAGGGCTGCGCTCCACGCTGACGGTGTGGGCGCTGGAGCTGGACAGCGAGCTCCTGTTCGTAGGCGACGCGGGCGCGACCAAGCCCTCCGCCACCAGCCGGCGCGGCGGCGTGACCTGGGCCAACTTCTACCGCCCCATGCCCTCCCTCTCGCTCGACGCGGACGTGTCATTCGCGCGCGCCCGCCTCGCC
The DNA window shown above is from Longimicrobium sp. and carries:
- a CDS encoding TonB-dependent receptor is translated as MNRHSCTTRARWTRSALLAAALASGAATLHAQTDPPRRDTAAVLDTLRVTGRFDNLIGIAATASQGRVGAMDLRSRPITREGELLETVPGMIVTQHSGEGKANQYFVRGFNLDHGTDFQTRVEGMPVNMPTHGHGQGWTDLNFLVPELVSHLDYRLGVYHAELGDFGSAGGAEFHLVRTLERPFVTLGAGQNGLARAAAGASTRTLGGDLLAGVEVRSYDGPWDRPQGIRKLAAMTRYSADRGTSRFSLLAMAYRNRWDSNDQVPVRAVDGGAIGRLGQVDSTDGGRSERYSLSGSWRRAGARSSDEVQLFGIYSDLDLYSNFTYFLDDPERGDQFNQKDRRVVLGANAKRSLITRALGTEHRLMAGAQTRADLIGGLGLYRTQAQLRHATVREDRVRETGTGIFAEAESRWRPWLRSIVGVRGDGYTFHVDSDRPENSGNRRAGIISPKASLVIAPSTAAELYLSGGFGFHSNDARGTTITIDPATGERAERVDPLVRSRGAEVGLRMAPVRGLRSTLTVWALELDSELLFVGDAGATKPSATSRRGGVTWANFYRPMPSLSLDADVSFARARLAGVPANESRIPGALEHVFAGGIAWAPERGPFGALRVRHFGAYPLVEDNSVRADAATLVNAEAGWHLARGLRVEATILNLLNSRAADIQYYYPSRLRGEPAGGVNDVHFHPVEPRQLRASLTWSP